A genomic region of Candidatus Marimicrobium litorale contains the following coding sequences:
- a CDS encoding TetR/AcrR family transcriptional regulator, protein MPGHDNQTPRETKGQRTANRIVDVAEELFATRGYDGTSLRQIAELAGIAQPGLYNHFAGKEALYEAVLFRALNPMAEALTRHMSAASSLHEYTDLPAVMTDLLYDHPRMAGLFQRALQGDTASIGNQMVYAWLEKLFDQGMQSMTIYGESDSPAPDKQQARADLAINLIAMFNLTTGYFLSERVFASLAEGDLLDPENVARQKNLLRKVIRAMLVS, encoded by the coding sequence ATGCCTGGGCATGATAACCAGACGCCTCGTGAAACAAAGGGGCAGCGCACCGCTAACCGCATCGTGGACGTTGCAGAGGAATTGTTTGCCACCCGGGGCTATGACGGCACCAGCCTGCGCCAGATCGCCGAGCTCGCTGGTATTGCGCAGCCAGGCTTGTACAACCATTTTGCCGGCAAGGAAGCGCTCTATGAGGCAGTCCTGTTTCGCGCTCTGAACCCAATGGCCGAGGCCCTCACGCGACATATGTCAGCTGCGTCGAGCTTGCACGAGTATACCGACCTACCTGCTGTCATGACGGACCTGCTGTACGATCACCCCCGCATGGCTGGACTGTTCCAGCGGGCGCTGCAAGGGGACACGGCATCGATCGGGAACCAGATGGTTTACGCATGGCTGGAAAAGCTGTTTGATCAAGGCATGCAAAGCATGACGATCTACGGTGAGAGCGACTCCCCGGCACCGGACAAACAACAGGCTCGCGCGGACCTCGCTATCAACCTCATCGCCATGTTCAACCTGACTACGGGCTACTTTCTCTCCGAGCGTGTTTTCGCCTCCCTGGCGGAAGGCGATTTACTGGATCCTGAGAATGTCGCGCGACAGAAAAACCTGTTACGCAAAGTCATCAGGGCTATGCTCGTTAGCTAG
- a CDS encoding aromatic ring-hydroxylating oxygenase subunit alpha: protein MSHRISELVSTDASRISRRCWSEQWVYELEKRAIFGRSWLFLGHESQIRDPGDFVQAYMCETPIILARGMSGGIHASINSCTHRGLPVCRSDHGNAKRFVCPYHSWSYSVEGDLIAIPQESAVSGKPDKSKLGLKRVPRVESWRGMIFGSFDEAIVPLEDYLGDMRFYLDAFFDRFENGIEFMGAPHRWVLDANWKLPVENQLGDVNHGAFLHAAIIPREAQDIIEQIGHSVVTAPGHGATFRLMPEDAPVDEVAWGMEGVGAILGGAEVQEYLRGIQAKAAERVGDIRARMKGLTYGIYPNLSFLWSNTSFKVSHPRGPGKVEYWSWPAVPADAPDTVKKILRTNYSSFFGPAGILEQEDAEVWVQQFNGSNIDFAEDHKYFYGLGLGEEKPHPDFPGLVSVTANEFYARHFFARWRDELMAVEDVE, encoded by the coding sequence ATGAGTCACCGTATCAGTGAGTTGGTCAGTACCGATGCCTCCCGTATCAGTCGGCGCTGCTGGTCAGAGCAGTGGGTTTACGAGCTGGAAAAAAGAGCAATTTTCGGCCGTTCCTGGCTCTTTCTTGGCCACGAGTCACAGATTCGTGATCCGGGTGACTTTGTGCAGGCTTACATGTGCGAAACGCCGATTATTCTGGCGCGGGGAATGAGCGGTGGTATTCATGCCAGCATCAATAGTTGCACGCATCGGGGGCTTCCCGTCTGCCGCTCCGACCATGGAAATGCCAAGCGGTTTGTTTGTCCCTACCACAGCTGGTCGTATTCAGTAGAGGGTGACCTGATCGCTATTCCGCAGGAAAGCGCGGTGAGCGGCAAGCCCGACAAAAGCAAGCTCGGTCTGAAGCGGGTTCCGCGGGTCGAATCGTGGCGGGGCATGATCTTTGGCAGCTTCGATGAAGCCATCGTGCCGCTGGAAGACTACCTTGGTGATATGCGTTTTTACCTCGACGCATTTTTCGACCGTTTCGAAAATGGCATTGAATTCATGGGTGCTCCGCATCGCTGGGTGCTGGATGCAAACTGGAAGTTGCCGGTTGAAAATCAGCTGGGCGACGTCAACCACGGTGCTTTCCTGCATGCCGCGATTATTCCCCGTGAAGCGCAGGATATTATAGAGCAAATCGGACATAGCGTGGTGACGGCACCAGGGCACGGTGCAACGTTCCGCTTGATGCCGGAGGACGCGCCTGTGGACGAGGTCGCTTGGGGGATGGAGGGCGTGGGTGCTATTCTTGGTGGTGCTGAGGTACAGGAGTATCTGCGCGGTATTCAGGCGAAGGCAGCAGAGCGCGTAGGCGATATTAGAGCCCGAATGAAGGGGCTGACTTACGGCATCTATCCTAACCTGTCGTTCCTCTGGTCCAATACGTCCTTCAAGGTGTCTCATCCGCGAGGCCCCGGTAAGGTTGAATATTGGTCGTGGCCCGCAGTGCCCGCTGACGCTCCGGACACGGTCAAAAAAATACTGCGCACTAATTATTCTTCGTTTTTTGGCCCCGCAGGAATACTCGAGCAGGAGGATGCGGAGGTTTGGGTACAGCAGTTCAATGGCAGCAATATCGATTTTGCCGAGGATCACAAGTACTTCTACGGGCTGGGACTGGGAGAGGAGAAGCCTCATCCTGATTTTCCAGGCCTTGTCAGCGTTACTGCAAATGAGTTTTATGCCCGGCATTTTTTTGCGCGCTGGCGGGATGAATTGATGGCAGTGGAGGATGTGGAATGA
- a CDS encoding aromatic-ring-hydroxylating dioxygenase subunit beta, with product MSAVSMDTSPEQHRALERFYFHEARLLDNRQYKQWLALLSESVRYVVPSRVNVQVNNRDRGNEEMLHPDRELEGSDSMGAPLREEGYSLLMLRAERAYKINSWAEHPPARTRRIVGNIELMERDGNRLHVLSNFHLYYARPGSRHTLYSGQRRDLLKDTPQGFRIEDREVVLDYADIELPTLGLFF from the coding sequence ATGAGCGCTGTGTCAATGGATACAAGCCCTGAGCAACACCGCGCACTGGAGCGATTTTACTTCCATGAAGCGCGTTTGCTCGACAATCGACAATATAAACAGTGGCTCGCATTGCTCTCGGAGAGCGTGCGTTACGTGGTGCCGTCACGCGTGAACGTGCAGGTCAATAACCGCGACCGGGGTAATGAGGAGATGCTCCACCCCGATCGCGAACTGGAGGGTAGCGACTCCATGGGTGCACCCTTGAGAGAGGAGGGATACAGCTTGCTGATGCTGCGTGCTGAGCGCGCTTATAAAATTAACTCATGGGCGGAGCACCCGCCGGCACGCACCCGTCGGATTGTCGGTAATATCGAGTTAATGGAGAGGGACGGCAACCGGCTTCATGTGCTCAGCAATTTTCATCTCTACTATGCACGTCCTGGCAGTCGCCACACCCTTTACAGCGGTCAGCGCAGAGATCTTTTAAAGGATACCCCGCAGGGGTTCAGGATTGAGGATCGTGAAGTGGTATTGGACTACGCTGACATCGAGCTGCCCACGCTCGGATTGTTTTTCTAG
- the recQ gene encoding DNA helicase RecQ, whose translation MPTATDILRTTFGYRAFRPPQDRIIETLVSGGNALVLMPTGGGKSLCYQIPAIVRDGCGIVISPLIALMQDQVNALRQQDVAAAYLNSTLDQQTAQQVEQDLLAGRLDLLYVAPERLKQPRTLALLQQAPVALFAIDEAHCVSQWGHDFRADYLQLSLLHEQFPHIPRIALTATADERTREEIITRLALGDAQHFIAGFDRPNIRYRIGLKNNARQQLLRFMKEEHPTDAGIIYCMSRKKTDETAAWLQSHGFNALPYHAGLDSNLRAEHQSRFLREEGLVMVATIAFGMGIDKPNVRFVAHLDMPKTVEAYYQETGRAGRDGEPANAWMVYGLQDVIKLRQMTASSEGNDAFKRAEQHRLNAMLGLCEVTSCRRQSLLSYFGENLPDPCGNCDTCLQPVATWDGTDAARKALSVAYRTGQRFGVNHLIDVLRGANTDKIHQFDHQLLPLHGLGIDIDNNQWRSVFRQLVARGYLSVDLERFGALRLEDKCRPLLKGNEAINLRRDTTTEVAKQTTRTALPDTIDIALWEALREHRRELAEQQDVPPYVIFHDRTLQEMCQSLPTNPQQFGQLTGVGERKLQKYGGSFIAVINGHLQATIT comes from the coding sequence ATGCCAACCGCCACTGACATTCTGCGCACCACCTTTGGTTACCGCGCCTTCCGCCCGCCCCAGGACAGGATTATCGAGACATTGGTATCCGGTGGAAATGCCCTGGTACTGATGCCCACAGGCGGCGGAAAATCGCTGTGTTATCAGATACCGGCTATCGTAAGAGACGGCTGCGGTATCGTTATTTCGCCATTAATCGCACTCATGCAGGATCAGGTAAATGCGCTGCGACAACAGGATGTCGCAGCGGCTTACCTCAACTCCACACTGGATCAGCAGACAGCGCAACAGGTGGAGCAAGATCTGCTTGCAGGCAGGCTGGATCTCCTTTACGTCGCACCGGAGCGTCTTAAACAACCGCGCACTTTGGCGCTACTGCAACAGGCCCCCGTCGCGCTGTTTGCTATCGACGAAGCACACTGCGTGTCCCAATGGGGCCACGATTTTCGAGCCGATTACCTCCAGTTGAGTCTCTTGCACGAGCAGTTTCCGCACATTCCCCGCATCGCATTAACCGCCACAGCCGATGAACGCACGCGAGAAGAAATTATCACCCGGCTAGCTCTTGGCGACGCCCAGCATTTTATCGCCGGATTCGACCGACCGAATATCCGCTACCGAATTGGACTCAAGAATAATGCTCGACAACAACTGTTGCGCTTTATGAAAGAAGAGCATCCAACTGACGCCGGCATTATTTATTGCATGTCGCGTAAAAAAACCGACGAAACCGCCGCTTGGCTGCAATCACACGGATTCAACGCCCTGCCCTATCATGCGGGTCTAGACAGCAACCTGAGAGCCGAGCACCAGTCACGCTTTCTTCGCGAAGAGGGCCTGGTGATGGTCGCAACTATCGCGTTCGGCATGGGTATAGACAAACCTAATGTGCGCTTCGTGGCACACCTGGACATGCCTAAAACCGTGGAAGCCTATTATCAGGAGACGGGGCGCGCCGGGCGCGATGGCGAGCCCGCGAACGCCTGGATGGTGTACGGCCTGCAAGACGTCATCAAACTGCGTCAAATGACAGCGTCCTCCGAGGGCAATGATGCGTTTAAACGTGCAGAACAGCACCGACTCAACGCGATGCTTGGTCTGTGCGAAGTGACCAGCTGCAGGCGACAATCTTTACTCTCATATTTTGGGGAAAACCTGCCAGACCCCTGTGGCAACTGTGACACCTGCCTGCAGCCGGTGGCCACCTGGGATGGCACGGATGCGGCACGAAAAGCTTTGAGTGTCGCCTATCGCACCGGCCAACGTTTTGGCGTAAACCATCTGATTGACGTTTTGCGAGGCGCCAACACAGACAAAATTCACCAATTTGACCACCAGCTGCTGCCGCTGCACGGGCTGGGAATCGATATCGATAATAATCAGTGGCGCTCTGTGTTTCGCCAGCTGGTAGCAAGGGGCTATCTGAGCGTGGACCTCGAACGGTTTGGAGCACTGCGTCTCGAAGACAAATGTCGCCCGCTTTTGAAAGGCAACGAAGCAATCAATCTGAGGCGCGACACCACGACAGAGGTCGCAAAACAAACCACGCGCACTGCGCTACCAGACACCATTGATATTGCGCTGTGGGAGGCGCTCAGAGAACACCGCCGAGAGCTTGCCGAGCAACAGGATGTACCACCCTATGTGATTTTTCATGACCGCACGCTGCAGGAAATGTGCCAAAGCTTACCCACAAATCCGCAACAGTTCGGCCAGCTCACCGGTGTGGGCGAGCGCAAGCTGCAAAAATACGGTGGTAGCTTTATTGCTGTGATCAACGGCCATCTTCAAGCCACTATTACTTGA
- a CDS encoding heme-binding beta-barrel domain-containing protein: MDSVIDGIEYGPLAGLLGQWSGKRGMDVSPDNQAQDDKTAFTDELTFRVAGAAENAEEQQLVGVRYRHVVRKSCSGLIFHDQIGHWLYEPATHTIMHSLTIPRGVCILAGGKLATEGQALVFDVSATAGDDTFGVLQSPFMKDKAKTRAFTMKLILQDDILSYRETTSLHIYGADFEHIDASKLQRITYDPD; the protein is encoded by the coding sequence ATGGACAGCGTGATCGATGGAATAGAGTATGGGCCGTTAGCCGGACTGCTCGGGCAATGGTCTGGCAAGAGAGGCATGGATGTCTCCCCGGACAACCAGGCTCAGGACGACAAGACCGCATTTACCGACGAACTCACATTCAGAGTGGCTGGCGCGGCTGAAAATGCCGAGGAACAGCAACTGGTCGGTGTGCGATACCGTCACGTAGTGCGCAAATCATGCAGCGGCCTGATCTTCCACGACCAGATCGGGCACTGGCTTTATGAGCCCGCGACCCACACCATCATGCACTCGCTCACCATACCCCGAGGCGTCTGCATTTTGGCCGGCGGCAAACTGGCAACTGAAGGGCAGGCTCTCGTGTTCGATGTGAGCGCAACAGCAGGGGACGACACCTTTGGCGTACTGCAATCTCCTTTCATGAAAGACAAAGCAAAAACCAGAGCCTTTACCATGAAACTGATTCTGCAGGACGATATACTCAGTTACAGAGAGACCACATCGCTGCACATTTACGGCGCCGATTTCGAACATATCGACGCGAGTAAACTGCAACGAATAACCTATGACCCCGACTGA
- a CDS encoding DnaJ C-terminal domain-containing protein: protein MEFKNYYEVLGVVPEADAKTIKSAYRKLAREYHPDVSERDGAEDRFKEISEAYEVLKDAGKRAEYDQLREYGGDGGFQPPPGWQADPRSSDGGEFQGGFSDFFESAFGQSGHGSRQGFSRQHFSERGEDIEFRLAVFLEEALRGEARTIQYEVPFFTDQGNLARQSKTLKVKIPPGVIDGERIRLKGQGAPGIGDAPSGDLYLNIQLAAHPLYAVEDADLSITVPLAPWEAALGATVTVPTLDGAIRLSIPAHSQTGRKLKIRGKGLGRADNQGDLYAILSVVMPEADEHCDELWQQLAERSTFAPRGQWENKE from the coding sequence ATGGAATTCAAGAACTACTACGAGGTGCTGGGTGTAGTACCGGAGGCCGATGCAAAGACGATCAAGTCAGCCTACCGAAAACTCGCTCGAGAGTACCACCCTGACGTGAGTGAGCGCGACGGCGCTGAAGACCGCTTCAAGGAGATATCAGAGGCTTACGAAGTGCTCAAGGATGCTGGCAAGCGCGCTGAGTACGACCAGCTACGGGAGTATGGCGGTGACGGCGGCTTTCAGCCGCCCCCCGGATGGCAGGCCGACCCGCGGTCGTCGGACGGCGGTGAATTTCAGGGCGGATTTTCAGATTTTTTCGAGTCGGCGTTTGGTCAATCAGGCCATGGTTCGCGACAGGGCTTTTCGCGGCAGCACTTCAGCGAGCGCGGTGAGGATATAGAATTTCGACTTGCCGTTTTCCTCGAGGAGGCCCTGCGTGGTGAGGCTCGTACCATTCAGTACGAAGTGCCGTTTTTTACCGATCAGGGCAACCTGGCTCGGCAGAGCAAGACGCTCAAGGTGAAGATACCTCCGGGAGTGATTGACGGTGAGCGAATTCGACTCAAAGGTCAGGGCGCTCCCGGTATTGGCGATGCGCCGTCGGGAGATTTGTACCTCAATATTCAACTGGCGGCGCATCCGCTCTATGCGGTGGAGGATGCTGATCTGTCTATTACGGTACCCCTGGCACCCTGGGAGGCGGCACTGGGCGCGACGGTGACGGTGCCAACGCTCGATGGTGCCATTCGCTTGAGTATTCCTGCGCACAGCCAGACCGGCCGGAAGCTGAAAATTCGCGGCAAGGGATTGGGTCGGGCAGATAATCAAGGGGATCTGTACGCTATCTTATCGGTGGTTATGCCGGAAGCAGATGAGCACTGTGATGAGCTTTGGCAGCAGCTCGCTGAGCGGTCCACTTTTGCGCCGCGTGGGCAGTGGGAGAATAAGGAATGA
- a CDS encoding chaperone modulator CbpM produces the protein MSEYTMSMTVVEVCQCARLPLDTLVEIVDTGIVEPTGSRPQEWLFDSQMVVVIQKAHRLQRDLETDWNGVALALGLLDELRSVRAENDRLRRLMVIAE, from the coding sequence ATGAGTGAATATACTATGAGTATGACCGTTGTGGAGGTTTGCCAGTGCGCGCGGTTGCCCCTTGACACGCTGGTGGAGATTGTCGATACCGGTATTGTCGAACCAACGGGTAGTCGGCCGCAGGAGTGGCTGTTCGACAGCCAGATGGTGGTCGTTATCCAAAAAGCCCACCGCTTGCAGCGGGATCTTGAAACCGACTGGAATGGGGTTGCACTTGCCCTGGGACTGCTGGATGAGCTGCGCTCGGTGCGCGCGGAGAACGATCGCCTGCGACGGCTAATGGTCATCGCAGAATAA
- a CDS encoding transglycosylase SLT domain-containing protein → MAVMPLTGQAAPDDQARRDYAMAVQAMALGDWQAVSQLRAGLNDYPLALYLDYYRLTQGPDAVSAAQALAFIESSAGTPLANRFLGKYLSSAGQNKRWQDLLAVKAEEPNSVELKCYYYRAHLARGSRDIALEGAGRLWVHGKSRPTSCDPLFDAWMAAGGLTDDIVWTRLLNAFDARQPSLMRYVGRKASSALTPWSNTLIDVYGDPESVARQNLPAGDPRSADIAARGLAYLARYSPPKAQAHWATLQKRLSFSPEQVRAVEYAIARQSLFARVGQDDNWLEAALARLEDDTLVGIRLRQALAEQDWDALSRYLALLSAGAMEENVWRYWRAVSQERAGEKAAAEAIYEQLAGERDYYGFLAADRLKRPYAFKHERPQMALDSSSVTLPAIARIEELKFHGDDALAHSEWYTLLQQTTEEALLTDLMLLAARNGWDRMAIDAATQAQAWDALNQRFPTAYSDIFERHAATQNVSGTELMSIARRESAFYPKARSPVGARGLMQIMPATGKAVASSLGVSHTTARLFDVEHNVRLGSAYYRQLLDRFGGNRVFALAGYNAGPHRVDRWRRESADTLPVTQWIETIPYRETRNYVQAVLAYNVVFQYLLGNTQNLFTVEEQRDRY, encoded by the coding sequence ATGGCTGTGATGCCCCTGACTGGTCAGGCTGCACCCGATGATCAGGCGCGTCGGGACTATGCCATGGCAGTGCAGGCGATGGCATTAGGCGATTGGCAGGCTGTTTCGCAACTGCGGGCTGGCCTGAATGATTACCCCCTCGCGCTGTATCTCGATTATTACCGCCTGACCCAAGGCCCTGACGCGGTGTCAGCGGCGCAGGCCCTCGCGTTTATTGAGTCGAGTGCGGGAACGCCTCTCGCAAACCGTTTTTTGGGTAAATACCTGAGCAGCGCGGGACAGAACAAGCGCTGGCAGGATCTGCTCGCAGTCAAAGCAGAGGAGCCCAACAGTGTAGAGCTCAAGTGCTATTACTATCGCGCGCATCTGGCGCGTGGTAGTCGCGATATTGCCCTGGAGGGGGCAGGGCGCCTCTGGGTGCACGGCAAGTCCAGGCCAACGTCTTGCGACCCACTTTTTGATGCGTGGATGGCGGCAGGCGGACTGACGGATGATATTGTCTGGACGCGACTCCTGAATGCTTTCGATGCGAGGCAGCCCTCTTTGATGCGCTATGTCGGCCGTAAGGCGAGCTCTGCTCTCACGCCCTGGTCAAATACGTTGATTGATGTGTACGGCGATCCTGAATCTGTTGCGCGCCAAAATCTACCGGCAGGAGATCCCCGGTCTGCTGACATCGCGGCGCGCGGACTGGCGTATCTTGCTCGATACAGTCCGCCCAAGGCGCAGGCTCACTGGGCAACTCTGCAAAAGCGTTTGTCTTTCAGTCCCGAACAGGTGCGTGCAGTCGAGTATGCCATTGCTCGCCAGAGCTTATTCGCGCGCGTTGGTCAGGATGATAACTGGCTTGAAGCCGCTCTAGCGCGACTCGAGGACGACACCCTTGTCGGCATCCGGCTTCGCCAGGCGCTTGCGGAGCAGGATTGGGATGCGCTATCGCGCTATCTCGCACTGCTGTCCGCGGGTGCCATGGAGGAAAATGTATGGCGTTACTGGCGTGCGGTATCTCAGGAGCGTGCTGGGGAAAAAGCTGCAGCAGAAGCGATTTACGAACAGCTTGCCGGAGAGCGCGACTATTACGGCTTTTTGGCGGCGGACCGTCTCAAGCGGCCCTACGCCTTCAAGCACGAACGCCCTCAGATGGCACTCGATTCTTCTTCGGTTACGTTGCCGGCCATCGCGAGAATCGAAGAACTCAAGTTCCACGGTGATGACGCGCTAGCGCATTCTGAGTGGTACACATTGTTGCAGCAGACAACTGAAGAAGCGCTGCTCACCGACCTGATGCTGCTCGCCGCTCGCAACGGCTGGGACCGTATGGCGATTGATGCTGCGACACAGGCGCAGGCATGGGACGCACTTAACCAGCGCTTTCCAACAGCATACAGCGATATCTTCGAGCGTCACGCGGCCACGCAGAATGTCTCCGGCACAGAGTTGATGTCTATCGCTCGCCGCGAAAGTGCGTTTTATCCGAAGGCGCGGTCACCGGTGGGTGCACGTGGCCTGATGCAGATCATGCCTGCTACAGGCAAAGCCGTTGCATCGTCTCTGGGTGTATCACATACGACTGCCCGGCTGTTTGATGTTGAGCATAACGTGAGGCTGGGTAGTGCGTATTACCGCCAGTTGCTGGATCGCTTTGGCGGCAATCGAGTGTTTGCGTTGGCCGGGTATAACGCGGGGCCTCACAGGGTCGATCGGTGGCGCCGTGAGTCGGCGGACACATTACCAGTCACTCAGTGGATCGAAACGATTCCGTACCGCGAAACGCGTAACTATGTGCAGGCGGTACTCGCGTACAATGTGGTGTTCCAGTATCTGCTGGGCAATACTCAAAATCTGTTTACTGTCGAGGAGCAGCGCGACCGCTACTAG
- the arsS gene encoding arsenosugar biosynthesis radical SAM (seleno)protein ArsS (Some members of this family are selenoproteins.) produces MQDSRPLLLQSDFPPISRAKLDTLQVNLGYLCNLSCLHCHVNAGPQRTELMDRATVDSVLGLLERAGLDTLDLTGGAPELNPHFRYLVTGARALGVRVIDRCNLTILQEPGQEELAEFLAENEVEVTASLPCYSEDNVSAQRGKGVYQRSIEALRCLNQLGYGETRVLNLVYNPIGPVLPPPQQILEDDYRRELGERFGIRFTRLLTLTNMPISRFGAVLMAQQQFTSYMQLLRDNFSEDNLHTLMCRRMLSVDWRGYLYDCDFNQMLDMPLLASDKWRHIDDLLVGEALEETAIAIGEHCYGCAAGQGSSCGGALGV; encoded by the coding sequence ATGCAAGACAGCCGCCCCCTACTGTTACAAAGCGATTTTCCACCCATATCACGGGCGAAACTGGATACCCTGCAGGTAAACCTGGGTTATCTGTGCAATCTGTCATGCCTGCATTGTCATGTTAATGCAGGTCCTCAGCGCACCGAGCTAATGGACAGGGCAACAGTCGACAGTGTGCTTGGCTTGCTTGAGAGGGCAGGGCTGGACACGTTGGACCTGACCGGCGGCGCGCCGGAGTTGAATCCTCATTTTCGCTATTTGGTCACAGGGGCAAGAGCGTTAGGTGTGCGCGTTATCGATCGCTGTAATCTGACGATACTGCAGGAGCCGGGACAGGAAGAGCTGGCGGAGTTCCTGGCAGAAAACGAGGTGGAGGTTACCGCCTCCTTACCCTGTTACAGCGAGGACAACGTCAGCGCGCAACGCGGTAAGGGGGTTTATCAACGCAGCATCGAGGCATTACGCTGTTTGAACCAATTAGGTTACGGTGAGACACGGGTGTTGAACCTGGTGTATAACCCGATTGGCCCGGTTTTGCCGCCACCGCAGCAGATTCTTGAGGATGATTATCGACGCGAGCTAGGCGAGCGATTTGGTATTCGTTTTACCCGCCTGCTGACCCTCACAAACATGCCGATCAGTCGCTTTGGCGCAGTCTTGATGGCGCAGCAGCAATTCACGTCATACATGCAATTATTGCGAGACAATTTCAGTGAGGACAATCTGCACACTTTGATGTGCCGGCGAATGCTAAGCGTCGACTGGCGCGGTTATCTTTACGATTGCGATTTTAACCAGATGCTGGACATGCCTTTATTGGCGAGTGACAAGTGGCGGCATATCGACGATTTGCTGGTGGGTGAAGCACTGGAGGAGACGGCGATCGCCATTGGTGAGCACTGCTATGGCTGCGCAGCGGGTCAGGGAAGCAGCTGCGGAGGCGCACTGGGCGTATGA
- a CDS encoding TIGR04283 family arsenosugar biosynthesis glycosyltransferase: MSEPWVTFVIPVLNEAARIGVLLRDLRQRYPGCQLIVVDGGSSDGSVKAALPLCDQLLLAERGRARQMNLGGQAAAAPYVAFLHADSSPTVSLDVLRACLKSSPCWGFCHVRLDGNGRAMRIIEWCMNGRSRLTSVATGDQMLMVRNAVFRATGGFADLPLMEDVEYCKRLRRLASPVIVAAPVMTSSRRWKQGGTAATVVRMWLLRLAYWLGVSPETLSRFYYER; this comes from the coding sequence ATGAGTGAGCCGTGGGTGACCTTCGTCATTCCGGTGTTGAATGAGGCGGCCCGGATAGGTGTTCTCCTGCGCGATCTGCGGCAGCGTTATCCCGGTTGCCAGTTGATTGTCGTTGATGGTGGGAGTTCAGACGGGAGCGTGAAGGCGGCTCTGCCACTGTGTGATCAATTACTGCTGGCAGAGCGGGGTCGCGCCCGCCAAATGAATCTGGGAGGGCAGGCGGCGGCTGCGCCTTACGTGGCATTTCTCCATGCCGACAGCTCGCCAACGGTGTCACTCGATGTTTTGCGGGCTTGTTTGAAGTCATCCCCTTGTTGGGGTTTTTGCCATGTTAGGCTTGATGGCAACGGCCGGGCAATGCGGATCATCGAATGGTGTATGAACGGACGCTCCCGCTTGACCTCCGTGGCGACGGGGGATCAAATGTTGATGGTCCGCAACGCCGTCTTTCGGGCTACCGGTGGTTTCGCCGACCTGCCTCTCATGGAAGATGTGGAGTATTGTAAACGCCTGCGAAGGCTGGCTTCCCCTGTGATCGTCGCCGCACCCGTGATGACGTCCAGTCGCCGTTGGAAGCAGGGGGGTACCGCGGCCACGGTGGTGCGCATGTGGTTGTTAAGACTGGCCTATTGGCTAGGTGTGTCGCCCGAGACTTTGTCGCGTTTCTATTATGAACGCTGA
- a CDS encoding TIGR04282 family arsenosugar biosynthesis glycosyltransferase: MNADLASPRVCLIQFSREPVPGRVKTRLLPYLSPQQACDLHCELTQWTATQLVNSDLGEVELCVAGGLDFPLFHSCRQLGVSRLSRQHGKDLGERMFHALCGRLAHFDCVILVGSDCPSIDGDYLRQAVVALEEAPVVLGPALDGGYVLIGARCVRETMFQDIPWGTERVLACTRAALDRAGVPFTELPALADIDRPEDMHLWQSIRQGVGAHISK, translated from the coding sequence ATGAACGCTGATTTGGCCTCGCCGCGGGTTTGCCTTATCCAATTTTCCCGGGAGCCGGTGCCGGGCCGGGTTAAGACTCGGTTACTGCCTTATCTGTCACCGCAGCAGGCCTGTGACCTTCACTGTGAGCTCACTCAATGGACCGCCACGCAACTTGTGAATAGCGACCTGGGCGAGGTGGAGCTTTGCGTGGCCGGAGGCCTTGATTTCCCCCTGTTCCATAGCTGTCGTCAACTGGGCGTATCCCGGCTGTCGCGGCAGCATGGGAAAGACCTGGGAGAGAGAATGTTCCACGCGCTCTGTGGACGACTCGCGCATTTCGACTGCGTGATCCTTGTGGGTAGCGACTGTCCGTCGATCGATGGTGATTACCTGCGTCAGGCGGTTGTCGCTCTGGAGGAGGCGCCCGTAGTGCTGGGCCCCGCGCTCGACGGGGGCTACGTGTTGATCGGCGCGAGATGTGTTCGAGAGACGATGTTCCAGGATATACCCTGGGGAACCGAGCGGGTGCTCGCCTGTACGCGAGCCGCACTGGATCGCGCAGGGGTACCGTTTACAGAACTACCGGCGCTTGCCGATATCGATCGGCCAGAAGATATGCACTTGTGGCAGTCAATCCGGCAGGGGGTAGGCGCACACATATCGAAATGA